DNA from Felis catus isolate Fca126 chromosome B3, F.catus_Fca126_mat1.0, whole genome shotgun sequence:
TTAGTCTGTCTTCGTTTAGGAGGCAGAATGCGTTGCAcgcctctctcctggcttctgccAGGTGGTTGCTGCCTATCCTTTGTGTTCCTTGGCCTGTTGATCTATTATCCCgacctctgcctccaccttcctATCGCTGCCTTCTTTGTGTCCTTTCCTCTtgtgaggacaccagtcattggagttagggcccaccctaaatcCAGTAGGATATCGTCCTGAGATCCTTGActcattacatctgcaaagactctatttccaagtGAGGTCACCTCCTGAGGTTCTGAATGGATATCAGTTGGGGGGCGGGGAACTATGCAGCCCAGTACGGTAGGCCATGTCTGTGAAGTCACACTGTGGTTGTACAGAAATGGGGTGTGGCTGGAGGAAGTGGGGGGACGGACTGTAccggggggcagggtggaggatGGGCTCTGATGCCTCCCTCCACGCAGGACTACCTCTTGAAGATCATTGACACGCCTGGGCTGCTGAAGCCAGAACAAGTCAGCGCCCTCTTTGGGAACATAGAAAACATCTATGCACTGAACAGGTATGGAGTGGGACTAACACATACTGCGTTCTGCCTATGAGGCCCATCTTAGGGCCTAGAAGGGCCCTGGATGGGCCTAGTCTCCTGGGCTGTGACATGTGGGCCAGGGGCCTGATCACTGAGGGTGGGTGGGTAGTGGTGCTCTGCCCCTGTAAGGTGCTACAGTCAGCTCCCTGTAGGAGAGAGGGGGTGTGGGGTCATGTGCCCTGGGGCTGCTGTGCCTCCTGTCAGGCGGGGGAGACCATCTGAGGTCATGTGCATGTTGGGGCCAGACTGGGCCAGGCCAGCACCCCCTCAGGGAATGGCTGGACTCTGGTATGTGatgctcttctctctgtccctttgtgGCCCTTTGTCTCTTccatctttctccccttcttgcacATCCCTTAACTTCTTCATCACCTTCCTGCTGACCCCATGGGAAACCAGGGCTCCCTGGAGGTGATCTGACCCATTAGGTGAATGAACAGATCAGGCGAAAGGGGAGGCTGAGTGAGGTCTGGCAGGAGGCTACTTCAGGGCAAAGGGACTCCTTGAGGATATGGCGTGTGCTGCCGGGGGCCCACAGATTCCCCAGGGCGAGGGAACTGGTCGGGGGGAGTGTGCTTAAGGGGACAGCATTGATAGGATATAGGGCCCTCTGAGATGGCTGAGAGACTTCCTGCAGTGCAAGCTTCAGAAGGCCGGGAGGGCAGGGTGACTTGGGCCAGGTGCTGGTGGGGGTTGGTAAGACAAATGCATGGGAGGAGGTGACAGGGGAGCATTGTGGTTAGGGTTTCCCATAGCATCCCAACCCGAATCCAAGTTCAGGCTCTGggactccccctctctccctttcctgcaTCCTTTTGCACCGgggtgtgtgtgtcgggggcCTTTGCTTACTTTGGGAATCCCAGCcctcttctccccgcccccccgcccccccccccgccctttaatctcagtctgtgtgtgtttgaCTCCTTCTGCTTGCAGAGGAGCTGTCTCTCCTCCCAAGGTGGGTACTCGCATCCCCTTTCTCTTGCTTGCTGAGCATGTGGGGCTCCTTTGCTCCCCATCTTTGCAGCAGTGCTGAATACTCTGTGGTTGCTGGCCTGCATGGGGCTCATTCTGAGGGGGGAGAAGCCCTGACTCTTTGGCGTGTCACCAGGGCTGGCTGTGTATCTGGGAACCATGAGGTTGGGGAGGGGACTTGTTGGTAGGTATGGAGGCTGTGAGCTGTCTAGGGTCTGACgaccactcccccctcccccagccagctaCTCAGAGACCTGGACGGCTGCAATAGTGACCCTGTGGCTGTGGCCAGCTGCTTTGTGGAAAGGGTAAGAAGGGCTGGGTTCTTGCCTCTTGTCCCACCTTGCTGGGGACTCAGAGGCATAGGAACGCCCAGCAGAGGCTTCTGCCAGGGGAAGGAGGGGCGTTCTGGGGTGCCTCAGGTGGGAGGGGCATTCTGGGGTGGAGCCAGGGGCTGCTAGGTGGATGGGGTGTCCCAGGGAGATGGGCACAAGGATGGATCTGCAGGTGTTCAGGGAATGGGGGGCAGAGTGTACTCTGGGGATCAGGGCCATGTTTTTGGTATTCCCAAGTTTGCAGCCTCCCAGAAATCACTATTTTTGTTCGGTCTCTTAGAGCCAAGAGTTTGATATCTACACCCAGTATTGCAACAACTACCCCAAGTGAGTAattggggtggagaggggaggtaGAGTTATTTGGTGGGCCTGGAGCACCACACGCCCCCATCTAGGCCTTCCCAGGCAGTGACGGccgcctccccacctcccagctcaGTGGCCGCCCTGACCGAGTGCATGCGGGACAAGCAACAGGCCAAGTTCTTTCGGGACCGGCAGGAGCTGCTACAGCACTCTCTGCCCTTGGGCTCCTACTTGCTGAAGCCCGTCCAGCGCATCCTCAAGTACCACCTGCTGCTCCAGGTAACCCAGAGGTCTTCCTGAGGATggggggcccaggggaggggcagggcctgagTCTGGGCCGCCTGAGCACCTGTCTCCCGCACAGGAAATCGCCAAACATTTTGATGAAGAAGAAGACGGCTTCGAGGTGGTGGAGGATGCCATTGACACCATGACCTGCGTGGCCTGGTACATCAATGACATGAAGAGGAGGCACGAGCATGCAGTCCGGCTCCAGGTGCTGCAGGGCTGGCGGCTGGAGGGACTCGCAGGGGCGGTGGGGCGAGGTGGGGTGGCGCTTGGGAGAGCGCCTGCTGCGGTGAGCTGAGGGCTCGTTTCCCTGTGGGGTGGGCTTCTCTGTGGGGAGCCCTTGTGGCAGCGTGTGTCTGGCGGATGCAGGTGGTAGCTGTGTCTGCAGGAGTTTTCTGGGGCTCCACGCAGTCCCTAGAGTGTCATGAGCAGCCTGACTCTGGGGCTCCCTGCTTCTCTGCTGCAGGAGATTCAGTCACTGCTCATCAATTGGAAGGGACCAGACCTGACCATCTATGGGGAGCTCGTCCTGGAGGGCACGTTCCGCGTGCACCGCGTGCGCAACGAGAGGACCTTCTTCCTCTTTGACAAAGCTCTGCTCATCACCAAGAAGCGAGGCGATCACTTTGTCTACAAGAGTCATATCCCGGTAACCAGGCTGCTGtcctgttctctgcccctccactccttCTCCACTTCCCCCATTTTAGTGGGCCAATCTCCagacccctttttttttttttttttttaaagattttgtttttggggtgcctgggtggctcagtcagttgagtgttggactcttgattttgactcaggtcatgatcccggggtcatgggatggagccccgagttaggctccacactgggcgtggagcctgcttgggattctctctccctctccctctgctctctctcttaaaataaaaataaattaattaaaaaaaaaagattttatcttgaagtaatctctccacccagtgtgggactcgaacctaaaactccaagatcaagagtcacatgctttactgactgagtcagccagacgGCCCCAGGCTGTACTTCTTGACCTCTTCATGGGCTCCGGGTTGGTGTGGATACAGCTCTATCCTTCTGAGATtactcctcctgcctccccagatGGTCTCGAGGGGCTGGGGCCCCaggtcacccccaccccccaatgccCCTTCTTGTGCTTgactgcactctctctctgccccagtgcTCCTCCCTGATGCTGATCGAAAGCACCAGAGACTCCCTGTGCTTCACCGTCACCCACTACAAGCACAGCAAGCAGCAGTACAACATCCAGGTGAGGGTTGGGAGGCTGGGGACAGACCTCTCAGCTCGCTTGGCTCTACTGAgcctcagtgtctctctctggAAGGTAGAGATCATTGTGGACATCTCTCAGGCTTGTGTTGGGGAGTTAAGATAACCTCACAGAGGCCCCAGCACAGGCCATCTTTCTGCCGCTGCCCCCCTGACAAGCGTGGCCTATGTTGGATGGCTTCAGGCTTGTGATAATAACACctggctccctctccctcggGTCCTTCCAGGCCAAGACAGTGGAGGAGAAACGGAGCTGGACTCACCACATCAAGAGGCTCATCCTGGAGAACCACCACACCACTATCCCCCAGAAGGTGAGGTCCGGGGGGTACCCCACCTAGCCCCTGATGGGCTGCAGGGAGAGGTGATCCTCAGCCAGGGCCAGGGGCCCACCAGTGCCTCACCCTCTGGACGTTGGCTCCACTCGACAGTGGGGATCAGCCTATGCCCTCGACCTCAGCATAGCACTGCGGGTGTCCCGGTGCAGTAAGAGCCGAGCTGGTGGAGCAAGGGAGGCACGGCACATAGTGAGGTGGGAACAGGgtgtgtttcctttccttccaggcCAAGGAAGCCATCTTGGAAATGGACTCCTACTGTAAGTGTGCCCTTTCTGCCTGCTTTGCCCCTCGTTGTGCACATCTCTAGGTCACGTTGCATCCTGGGGAAACTCTGCCTACTGCTTATAttgcagggagcagggaggatgGGAAAGGGAAGCTCCTTTTGTCAAAGGCTAGGGGTCTGCTGCAAGGTCAAGGGCATGGTCCTGTTGGCAGGTGCGACTCCTAGTGCCTCACATTCCTGGATGGAAGATGGAAGAGAAGGGAGCTCTGGAGGCTTCTGGCCCCTGGAGCTGGGGTGGGCGGCAGAGGTGTGGTCAGGTATAGTCAGAGTCTAGGCCAAGGCTGATTATGAATCTCGTGTGCAGATCCCAGTCGGTACCGCTGCAGCCCGGAGCGCCTGAAGAAGGCTTGGTCCTCCCAGGACGAAGTGTCCACCCACGTGCGGCAGGGGCGCCGGCAGTCTGGTAAGGGAAGGGCTGTGTGGGCAGAGATGCTTCCTCGGAGGACTCTGGGCCAGGAGGGGGACTGTGTGCAGCAGCATTTGGGGCTGGCTGCCACCTCTCCGGACATCTTGGGAAAGGGCAGGTCCCGGGAGGGTTGCTGGGCACATGTAGAGCACCCCCTCCCAGTGCTCCTGCTTCGGGCCCTTCTTGTGCCCCAGGGTTGGGCAGCCCACCTTTTCCCGCACCCTGGGAATGCTGGTTTACTCAGGGCTCGGTGCCCCTTAGCTTTCCCGCGACTGAAACCTTGCTCCTTGGCCACTCAGAATCCTGGAGCCCAGCCAGGAGTGACGCTCAGACATCATGGGTGATCCCCAGCCCAGTTCtggagcagagcagaggcagaACGCAGGGAAAACGAGTTAGACGTCAAGTGGCACCAAATCCAGACAGGAAATATTTACTTTGGGTCTCAGGAAAAGTTCAGTTTTCCTCTGCTGGGTTTTCTTCCATGACTGGGCTTGCTGCTATGTACTTGGAGTTACTGGAATGAATCGTCTGTTGAAAAAGAGAGAGCCTTGCGTTTATTCTTAGCTCTGGGGGTGATAAGTGTGTGTATTCTACGTCTGTTCGTCTGTTTGTACTCTTCAGTCAGAGGCCCAGGGACAGACTTAGCCTCAGCTGGTACCTACCAGACATAGACGAGGTGAGAGTTGGAATGAGAAATGTCTCAGAAACCCCTGGAGAGAAGATTGGGCAGTATGGGCAGCACTGGCCTGGCTTAGATCTCCGTGGTGTACTGGGCTTTGGCTGTGACCCACGGGTCCCCTGAACAACTATGTGGATTGACACGTGGGCTTTGATTTTCTGGAAGGTGGAACCAAGTGGTCTCTGGAAagcttttgtgattttgttttgttatgtgtTCCTCCCAATGGACCTTAAACCCTAGGCAAATTTGCTATGGTTGCAAAAGTTTTACGCTGTCGTATTGTTAAAAGCCCCAGACTGAGGGTGTTACTTCGTACGTTTCTGGccctttgtgttttcctttttttctgtaatgttcTTTCCGCCCTTCTAGCGTTCCCCTTTAACCTGCCATAGCTTTGCATTGGAAGCTTCTGGATCAtggaggtgatgatggtggtggtggttgaaACAGCAGTACCGCCTGTCATAACATCAGTGTCCAAACTGCAGCTATCAAGGCACTCGGGAAATGAGCTGTTTTAGAGCTAAGTTTCCACAAGACCGAGACTTTAGCCCGTGAACACGGACAGGGTCGTGTTCTGTTTACTTGTGTTCATACTTTAGTTTCAACCATTATgaaacaaacatctttttttttaaattttttttaatgtttatttatttttgagagagagagagacagtgtgcaagcaggggaggggcagagagagagggagacacagaatccaaagtgggctccaggctcggagctgtcggcacagagcccgacgtgaggctcaaacacTGGGATcctgaccggagctgaagtcatacacgtaactgactgagccacccaggcaccccgaaacaaACATCTTTCTAAAACAAAGGCTCTTGAGCCTTTCAGGGTAGAGGATGCTGACCACAGTTGAACTTTCCCCTTTCTGGAGACTGCTGCGGCCTGTGAACCGCTAGGGCAATGGCGTTCGTCGTGTGGTGTCCGTCCTTACCCCGGAGCGTTGGTTCTCGTCTGTGGTAGTGTGCTCGCCTGTAGCTCTTCTCCCCACTTGTGTTGTTTGAAATCAGCTGACTGAACTTGTAAGAAGTGTGGGTAAAGACAGGCCGGCAAGGGGCCCCTGGCCgtctcagtcggtggagcatgtgactcttgatcttggggtcatgagtttgagccccatgttgggtgtagagagtattttattttttattaaaataatttttttttgagtttattttgagggggagaaagaaagcgtgcgtgacaggggcagagagacagagagacagagagagaatcccaagcaggctccacactgtcagcacggagcctgacgcagggcttgaactcctaaatCAAgggtcggtcgcttaaccgactgagccatccaggcaccctgggtgtagagattacttttaaaaaagtgtttaaaaaaaaaaggagtggggggGCAGGAAGTtgctgagagggagacacaggcccAGTGCTAGCACTGCCGTGACGCATGGAGCCACCTACTCTCTTGCCTCCGGGCCTCCTCCTTCCAGACTGCTGAGCTGGGCAGAGAAGTACACTCTGGATACGGAAGGTGCTGCTGTCATTACTTGTCACTTACGAAATATTCTTGATTAGAAGCTTTAAGATGAAAGAGTAGGGCATTCTacttttctcacttaaaaaaacagTCGGATTAACATTTACTTATGTTGTCTGTGTACCCACACCCACACCTCAGTGGAAAAAACTTCAGCGTGCTCCCCTGCTCGGGAACAGCCTGGAGACCTCGGTAGATTTTCCTTCTGCCCCCCAAGTTTATAGTGGGCTGCCCAGTTAACACCAGTGGGGCAAGAACAGTATGGGCTAAGGTCAAGACTGCGTGGAGAGGTCCCTCGACACATGTCCTCCCGTCCCTGCCTGTCTGTCTCAGGTCTGTCTCCAGAAAGGCTGGGGTACACGGTGCTGACACCATCAGCCTAATGGGTGTGTTTTGTATCTTGTTCCCAGAGCCCGGTCAGCCCCCGTTCAGCCGGGCATCACTCCCCAGCGGGCAGCGAGGCTTCACGGAGCCAGGCCTTAAGGGCCGTAGGAAGTCGGGTGCGACCTCTGCTTTCCAGCCAGGGGTGCTGCGAGGGGGCCGGGCCTCGGGTGTCGCTAATGCGCTGATGTGCTTCTTGCAGGGAGGGTGGGGCTTGAGGTAGAGCCAGGCATCTCCAGAGACGTGGCCGGTTGGTCCTAGGAGGCAGCACGGGGCTCTGGCTCCGGAACTGAGGGCCCTGGGCGAGGTGCACTAATGCAGCGATTGTGGGCAGAGCTGCTCCTGGTGCTGGCTGGGGGTGGCCCGGGCCCTGCTTCCCTGTGCGGTAGGTACGGAGCCCCAGAGCTGAATGGCAGCCAAGCTGGAGGGAACTTTGAGCTGGTGGTGTCGGTGGCGCTGTGAGCATGGGACCAGGGCCAGGCACCGCTGTTTCCAGGCCTGCACTGACTGTCCATTCGCTTCCCTTCTCAGAGCCCACCAGACACCTGCTCAGGCAACTCAGTGAGAAAGGTGAGTGTGAGCATGGCCGGGCCTTCCCGGCAAGCTctagggtaggggcagggaggtgACACAGGTAGCCTTCTGGGTGGGGGTACTGAGGACAGTTTAGAGGGGAcgctgcctcccttcctccttcctccctggagGTGGGCCTCATCCCTTGCTGTCTGGGGAGGGGGCTTGAGTCCTCCCCCCTCACACACTCCTTGCACCCTGTCCTCGGGGGACAGCAGGAGAGAGTGACACACACAGGCCTGTGCCGCTCTGCATCTCCCAGGGCCTCTGCTCTGCCAGTCATTCCTTTGAAAGCCCAGGAGACCGGGTGAGGGTTCTGGGAGTGGGAGCCCTTCCCCAGGGGGCTCCTGGCTTCTGTAAAGAGGCTCTTCCTTCTGCTTAcccatctcttctcccctcccccttgcctGCGTGCTGGGACCCTGTGGTGGCAGCAGGCGGAACAGCGGGAATGAAGGTAAGGCCGATGGGCAGAGAGGACTGGCCTGacggaggggggtggggctgcCGGGTCAGCGCCCCCGCCCCTTCAGCTCTCACTGTCTTCATGCATTCCATAAATACCTATCGAGCACCTCCTGTGTGCTGGCCTCTGTCTTGAGAGTCACAGAGACGAATAAGCCATGGTCCTTGCCCTGGGGACCCTTCTGCACCCTTTTCCTGGAATGGTACCCTGGTGGTGGCCCAGCCTGGatcttctccattttctctctctggggcAGGCAGACCTCGCTGGGTCTTGAGTTCCTGACCAGGCTCCAGGTCCCAGCCTTCCACCTtgaggacccccacccccaccctcactggGCCCTGGTGGACACCAGGGGTTGGGTGTTTAAGTGTGGCTTTCTCTGGGtaaagcctccccacccccagccgctggcaggaggagggggcttGCCCAGAGGCTGGTCACGAGGGGGTCTTGTGCTCTGAACAGCATGCAGGCAGTGCCGGCGCTCTCTTGGACTTTGGGCGGCCTCCTCGTGCTCAGGGCATACAGCCAGAGGCTGAAGGGGCTGCCCgggaggaacaggaggaggaggaggaggaagaggaggaggaggaggaggtggtggaggaggaggaggaggaggagcaggccTTTCAGGTGTCTCTGGAAGACTTGGCAGGGCATGAAGGCAGCAAGAAGGGGGCCAGGCTGGAGCCCCAAGGctcggaggaggaggaggaggaggaggagagcctgGCAGTGGCGGAGCAGGTAGCCGACTTTGCCAGCTCCCTGCTGGCCGCCCTCCACTGCTGGCACTATCGGGCCAACGCTTTACTTTTCTCCCGGGGCGCTATGGTGAGGTGTCTCTTTGATCTCCCCTCCTCCTTGCATGTTCCCTGGCAAGTGCATGCCCATCCGGGagttctctcccctgccctcccacccctccgTCCTGTTCCTTCATTCCTGCCATCAGCACCTAACCCCTTGCCTGCTGTCACGCCCCGGTGAGCCCCTGGCATGTGCTGTTCCAGTACTGGGCGTGAACTAGCTTACTCCCCAGTGAGCATGACTAATGGGATGGGggcggtggggaagggggagaagccAGCACACAGCGGGGCTGGAAGGGGCAGGTGGGTTGGACTTTCCTGAGGCTGCGCACCTGGCAGGGATTTCTGCATCCCCAGACCTTGCAGTTCAGGTTGACTGTGGAAAGGCTCAGGTCCCAGGCTGGCTCTCGATACAGCCCAGCCGCCTTGGGGGCTCAGAAGGTTTTGCCCATGTTGGGCTGCAGAAGGGACGAGCTCCCAGCTGTCCCAGGAGCTGATGATGGCCCTCTGCTTCCTGCAGGAGAAGGGGCGTAGGGAGTCCGAAGGCCCCAAGAGTCGCAGAAGGCCCGGCGGCCGGTCTCCCACTAGTGCTGAGAAGCGCATGAGCTTTGAGTCCACCTCTTCGCTGCCAGAGGTGAGTGGCCGGCAGGCAGAAGGGGGACGGTGCGGGAGTGCCCGGAGCACCTGGTCCGCAGGTGGGGCTTCCAGGCACGGGCTCTCCTGTTGGGCCCGTGGGGACAGATTCCCTCCTCCACGCCCAGGACTCTTTACCCCTTTAGGAAGCCTGTCTGGCCTGTGAGCGTGTGGTAGTGTGAGTGGGCAGCTCCTTTCTTTGGGCAGATGCAGACTCTCGTCAAGGGCCATATTCGTGGAAGTGACCAGATTTTAGGTCCCTTCAGCCAGGACTCCTGGTATAGGGCGTaaggccctgcccccaccagcgTGCCAGACATTTAAGTCACACCTGTGCCCACCTGGGTATTGACATCTACTGGGCACTTCCTGCTTGTCCGatgttttgtttctcccttttgttGCCTGCAACAGCTCAGGTAGAAAGAGGCTGAGAGAAGTTGAGTGACTTGCCTGACATCGGGCAGCTGCCGAGGGGCAGAGCTGAGCTCAGAACCTGTGACTCAGAAGCCCCCCTTCCACTTCCTGGCACACAGGCCAGGGTCCTGCTTTGCAGACTTGGGACTAGAACCATTGGAATCGGGTCTGATTCCTTAGAATGTAGCATGTTTGCTCTTTTTCCCGAAGGTCCCTGTGAAAGGCTGCCTGTACTGGCTGGTTTCGTGGTTCAGATCACCTTCAAGGTGGTCAGGAGGAAGTTCTTGAAtttgcttccttccttgcctGTCTGCTGGGCATCTGCAGAGTTGTGCATAGGGCCAGAGGCTGGCTGGTAGGAGCCAGATGCCGGTCTTCACCCTCTGACAGGACTCTAGCATGGGGTCCTGTTGCGCTGTGGATCCTCATCCACACAGGAGGTCCTTACCCCTCAGGGAAGGTGGGTCTGAACCCAGAACAACCCCCATGTGGCCTCTAGGGCCTTAGGGAGCTGCCTCTCCATCAGGCATACCCTGTGTTGTATGCTCCCACCTTGTCCCTCTGGCTCCCAGGCAGGCTGCCGCTGAGAGGTGCCAACACCACCCAATATGTGTTCTTAGAATTGTTCTTGGGTTTTACGACCCAAGCCCCCTCGCTGCATGATGGCTGGGGGTCATCACCACATTCCTCTCTCTAAGGACCTGTTTCCACTCTTGAGTTGTGCTCATTCTCATTGCCTTTGGTCCTAAACTGCATGCCCTCTCACTGAACCGAGAGAGCAGGTCATGCTGTCTGCTTATCCTTTGGATCTCATGAGGGAGGGTCTTGGCTCACATGAGTTCTGTTATCCCAGGTGGAGCCAGACCCTGAGCCTGAGACAGAGCAGGAAGTATTTGCTGCTGTGGAAGGTGCCAGCATCGAGGAGGTGCCCTCAGACATGGAGTCTCCAGAAGTCCTGGAAACACAGCTTGATGCCCACCAGGAGCTGCTGGGGATGGCCCCCCCGGGTGACATGGTGGACTTTGTGGTGGCTGAGAGCACCGAGGACCTTAAGACTCTGagcagtgaggaggaggaggaggaggaggacgtgGGTGCCACGCAGGAGCCTGAGAGCCTCCTGCCGCCCTCTGTGCTGGACCAGGCCAGCATCATTGCCGAGCGGTTCGTCAGCAGCTTCTCTCGGCGGAGCAGCCTGGCCCTGGAGGATGGCAAGGCCAGCGGCTTTGGGAGCCCGAGGCTGACAAGCCGGAGCAGCAGCGTGCTCAGCCTAGAGGGCAGCGAGAAGGGCTCGGCCCGGCGTGGCAGCACCACCGACGCCCTCGGCTCGCAGCCGCCCCCAGAGGTGGACAGCGGTGTGGGCGTGGCCACGGAGAGCAGCCCTTCGGTCAACGGGACGGAGCCCCCGAGCCCAGGCTGCCCTGCAGAGCCCGACAGGTCTTCCTGTAAGAAGAAGGAATCGGCACTCTCCACCCGAGACCGGCTGTTGCTGGACAAGATCAAGAGCTACTATGAGAACGCGGAGCACCATGACGCGGGCTTTAGCATCCGGCGCCGAGAGAGCCTCTCCTACATCCCCAAAGGGCTGGTGAGGAACTCCGTTTCCAGATTCAACAGCCTTCCCAGGCCGGACCCAGAGCCCACGGCTCCGCTGGGGCACAGGAGGCAGGTGGGCTCCCGGCCGGCTTCGTGGGCTATGTTTGACCTCCCAGGCCCCGGCCAGGCGGGCGCTGGGGAGCCAGCTCCTATCACAGATGCTGAGTTCAGGCCGTCTTCAGAAATTGTAAAGATCTGGGAGGGAATGGAGTCTCCCGGGGAGAGCTCTCACAAGGGGCCTGGCCAAGGCCAGGCCAATGGTTTTGAGCTGCACGAACCGCTCTTCATCCTGGAGGAGCACGAACTGGGGGCCATCACCGAGGAGTCGGCCGCCGCCTCCCCTGAGAGTGCCTCCCCCACGGAGCGGCCCAGCCCGGCCCACCTGGCCCGGGAGCTGAAGGAGCTCGTGAAGGAGCTGAGTGGCGACGTCCAGGGGGAGCTGGTGGCTCCACTGCACCCGCGCATCGTCCAGCTCTCCCACGTGATGGATGGCCGCGTGAGCGAGCGAGTCAAGAACAAGGTCTACCAGCTGGCCCGCCAGTACAGCCTGCGGATCAAGAGCAAATCTGTGCCAGCCAGGCCACCGCTCCAATGGGGAAAGGCGGCTCCCACCATTCCCTGCCTGCAGGAGGAGGCTGGAGCGCCCTCGGGCGGCAAAGGTacagtgagggggtggggagtgggcccTTCCCGAAAGTCTGGGGTGGAAGAGCTTCTGAGGAGCAGGTTGGCTCCTGGAGGAAGGTGACCCTGTAGAACCATGACCAAAGAGAGGGCTGGAC
Protein-coding regions in this window:
- the PLEKHG3 gene encoding pleckstrin homology domain-containing family G member 3 isoform X10, which gives rise to MPVSASLRQERSQERPVSLTSTTSSSGSSRDSRGAMEDPNGSEASAENGAGSPRGRHPPNGNPNSSGWLSVRGPLSPFSSRAPAAPAHKLSYLGRVVREIVETERMYVQDLRSIVEDYLLKIIDTPGLLKPEQVSALFGNIENIYALNSQLLRDLDGCNSDPVAVASCFVERSQEFDIYTQYCNNYPNSVAALTECMRDKQQAKFFRDRQELLQHSLPLGSYLLKPVQRILKYHLLLQEIAKHFDEEEDGFEVVEDAIDTMTCVAWYINDMKRRHEHAVRLQEIQSLLINWKGPDLTIYGELVLEGTFRVHRVRNERTFFLFDKALLITKKRGDHFVYKSHIPCSSLMLIESTRDSLCFTVTHYKHSKQQYNIQAKTVEEKRSWTHHIKRLILENHHTTIPQKAKEAILEMDSYYPSRYRCSPERLKKAWSSQDEVSTHVRQGRRQSEPTRHLLRQLSEKAGGTAGMKEKGRRESEGPKSRRRPGGRSPTSAEKRMSFESTSSLPEVEPDPEPETEQEVFAAVEGASIEEVPSDMESPEVLETQLDAHQELLGMAPPGDMVDFVVAESTEDLKTLSSEEEEEEEDVGATQEPESLLPPSVLDQASIIAERFVSSFSRRSSLALEDGKASGFGSPRLTSRSSSVLSLEGSEKGSARRGSTTDALGSQPPPEVDSGVGVATESSPSVNGTEPPSPGCPAEPDRSSCKKKESALSTRDRLLLDKIKSYYENAEHHDAGFSIRRRESLSYIPKGLVRNSVSRFNSLPRPDPEPTAPLGHRRQVGSRPASWAMFDLPGPGQAGAGEPAPITDAEFRPSSEIVKIWEGMESPGESSHKGPGQGQANGFELHEPLFILEEHELGAITEESAAASPESASPTERPSPAHLARELKELVKELSGDVQGELVAPLHPRIVQLSHVMDGRVSERVKNKVYQLARQYSLRIKSKSVPARPPLQWGKAAPTIPCLQEEAGAPSGGKGKRKPVLSLLNDEQTVAPEHSPPKPCSPRHRSFSPTAASPRTASPGVRPSSRSPLSPFDTETFNWPDVRELCSKYTSHDEAFQAEGGRPRGQPVNRSRSVPENMVEPPLAGKVGRCCSVGAKRGRADPEATQPQPPGGLPQSRPVGEEALYVTADLTLENNGRVIVMEKGPLPCPTAGLEEGSGQRPSSPAAAVGQGLDFQESGISRSPEYWPKEEGPRDPVDPGQQGRVRNLREKFQALNSVG
- the PLEKHG3 gene encoding pleckstrin homology domain-containing family G member 3 isoform X5; protein product: MPVSASLRQERSQERPVSLTSTTSSSGSSRDSRGAMEDPNGSEASAENGAGSPRGRHPPNGNPNSSGWLSVRGPLSPFSSRAPAAPAHKLSYLGRVVREIVETERMYVQDLRSIVEDYLLKIIDTPGLLKPEQVSALFGNIENIYALNSQLLRDLDGCNSDPVAVASCFVERSQEFDIYTQYCNNYPNSVAALTECMRDKQQAKFFRDRQELLQHSLPLGSYLLKPVQRILKYHLLLQEIAKHFDEEEDGFEVVEDAIDTMTCVAWYINDMKRRHEHAVRLQEIQSLLINWKGPDLTIYGELVLEGTFRVHRVRNERTFFLFDKALLITKKRGDHFVYKSHIPCSSLMLIESTRDSLCFTVTHYKHSKQQYNIQAKTVEEKRSWTHHIKRLILENHHTTIPQKAKEAILEMDSYYPSRYRCSPERLKKAWSSQDEVSTHVRQGRRQSEPTRHLLRQLSEKGGTAGMKHAGSAGALLDFGRPPRAQGIQPEAEGAAREEQEEEEEEEEEEEEVVEEEEEEEQAFQVSLEDLAGHEGSKKGARLEPQGSEEEEEEEESLAVAEQVADFASSLLAALHCWHYRANALLFSRGAMEKGRRESEGPKSRRRPGGRSPTSAEKRMSFESTSSLPEVEPDPEPETEQEVFAAVEGASIEEVPSDMESPEVLETQLDAHQELLGMAPPGDMVDFVVAESTEDLKTLSSEEEEEEEDVGATQEPESLLPPSVLDQASIIAERFVSSFSRRSSLALEDGKASGFGSPRLTSRSSSVLSLEGSEKGSARRGSTTDALGSQPPPEVDSGVGVATESSPSVNGTEPPSPGCPAEPDRSSCKKKESALSTRDRLLLDKIKSYYENAEHHDAGFSIRRRESLSYIPKGLVRNSVSRFNSLPRPDPEPTAPLGHRRQVGSRPASWAMFDLPGPGQAGAGEPAPITDAEFRPSSEIVKIWEGMESPGESSHKGPGQGQANGFELHEPLFILEEHELGAITEESAAASPESASPTERPSPAHLARELKELVKELSGDVQGELVAPLHPRIVQLSHVMDGRVSERVKNKVYQLARQYSLRIKSKSVPARPPLQWGKAAPTIPCLQEEAGAPSGGKGKRKPVLSLLNDEQTVAPEHSPPKPCSPRHRSFSPTAASPRTASPGVRPSSRSPLSPFDTETFNWPDVRELCSKYTSHDEAFQAEGGRPRGQPVNRSRSVPENMVEPPLAGKVGRCCSVGAKRGRADPEATQPQPPGGLPQSRPVGEEALYVTADLTLENNGRVIVMEKGPLPCPTAGLEEGSGQRPSSPAAAVGQGLDFQESGISRSPEYWPKEEGPRDPVDPGQQGRVRNLREKFQALNSVG